The Cellulosimicrobium sp. ES-005 genome segment GGACGCCGTTCTTCTCGATCGCCGGGAACCAGTAGGACGAGTGGTCCTGCGGGACGGTGCAGGTCGACTCGGTGTCCTCGAACAGGTCCTCGGGCACCGTGAACGCGTCGGTCACGCGGTTGCCGACGAACGTGTGCAGGTGCGACTTCCCCGGCTGCCCCGGGAAGACGATCGGGTCGTCGGGCAGGAAGTGCGAGAACGAGCAGTTCGCCTGGAACTCGTGGTGCGTGACCTCGTCGTCCCACTCCGGCGGCACCTCGGGCTCGGGGGCGTCGCCGTCGCCGAACACCTGGAGCTCGTACAGCGAGTAGCCGTACTGGGTGCCGCGCTCGGTGCCGACGACCTGGACGTAGCGGCCCGTCACGTCGACGTCGAACGACTGCACGCCGCCCGTCCCGTCGACGACGGTCGCGACGGTCGCCCAGGACTGCCCGTCCTGCGACACCTGGACCGTGAAGTCCTTGCCGTACGCGGCCTCCCAGTCGAGGACGACGCGGTCGAGGTCGTGCGGCTCGCCGAGGTCGACGCGGAGCCACTGGTCGTCGCTCGGCTGGCTCGCCCAACGGGTGGACCGGTCGCCGTCGACCGCGAACCGGGGCCCCAGGCCGCCGGACTCGGAGCTCGACGCCGCCGTGAGCGCGCCCTGGGAGAGCAGGGTGTCCGGGGCGGCTGCGGCGCTCGTCGTGACGACGACCGAGGCCGACGCCACGAG includes the following:
- a CDS encoding DUF1996 domain-containing protein, whose amino-acid sequence is MHGTTRTTTLSPPRHGIRRPGTRRRRIAATMTGVLVASASVVVTTSAAAAPDTLLSQGALTAASSSESGGLGPRFAVDGDRSTRWASQPSDDQWLRVDLGEPHDLDRVVLDWEAAYGKDFTVQVSQDGQSWATVATVVDGTGGVQSFDVDVTGRYVQVVGTERGTQYGYSLYELQVFGDGDAPEPEVPPEWDDEVTHHEFQANCSFSHFLPDDPIVFPGQPGKSHLHTFVGNRVTDAFTVPEDLFEDTESTCTVPQDHSSYWFPAIEKNGVPIEPDIPLTIYYKSGIDDYTKVKPFPPGLRFVAGDMMATYDEFRTAPGAVEGWECGDISKSWDIPAHCPEGTELNIRYQAPSCWDGMHLSPDASAHMGHGAHMAYPVDGQCPMTHPIAVPMIEFKIAWPVSGDMSDVRLVSGSDQSWHYDFINGWEPEVLERLVEHCINGGLQCNPRGYDLYKPHRGTVLDENYQLVG